In Urechidicola croceus, a single window of DNA contains:
- a CDS encoding T9SS type B sorting domain-containing protein, with protein MKKKLLLLTILSVGFICFSQNTYVPDDNFEQALIDLGYDSAPLDDYVPTNNINTVTELFINNLNISDLTGIEDFSALESLYCRNNLFTSIDMSNNLNLIELDCASNTLTSINISQNTLLTDLICFQTQLSYLDVSNNPNLFFLNCQDNLLTSLNVSENSNLGVLYCQDNLISSLVLCQNTSLFELSASNNNLSFLDIRNGNNINMFWFNTENNPDLTYIYVDDAEYSTNNWTDIDTTSSYVESNEECYNTSEPLTYVPDDNFEQALIDLGYDTSPLDDYVPTNNINTVTELNVDSKNIQDLTGIEDFTMLERLYCSWNQITNIDITSNANLEILGCNNNQLTSLISQNSNLIDIDCSNNLLSSIDITQNPNLNYLTCSNNFFTSIDVSQNILLSAFNCSNNLLTNINVSQNSNLDFFWCQNNQLANLSLVNNPNLFDFNCSNNLLTKLDIRSNLNENIAYYNSTSNPNLTCIYVDDADYSSTNWTDVDSTSTFVETEEECEELNEPLTYVPDDNFEQHLIDLGYDSGPLDDYVPTNNINTITNLDISLLSINNIIGIEDFVALENLNCFNNNISFFDISNNSLLKEISCGGNNITSIDVTQNLNLEVLLCSINELSSIDVSQNLLLRELRCGRNQLSNVDVRQNLNLEVLTCFNNNINSLDLSLNSLLQTLWCDVNSLTSLDLSQNSNLIDFKGNSNQLLTIDIRNGNNSNMGTSFITSNNPDLTCIYVDDSEYSSTNWLNIDSTTTFVESEEECSLLNCLITPVDEVNSISECYDYTLPSITNGSYYTETLGGGTLLNPGDIITTTQTIFIYTEDPSHSNCYSESSFNVIINESIDFALSQDNLEINILDLTVNMVDSSINYLYAVDNILNYQTSNVFNNLTIGEHVLYVKDENDCVEKTIAFTIDDTKLQIAGFFTPNNDGENDYWTINDTNNEIQNIYIFNRFGNIVATMLPNSQGWDGTFNGKNLPSGDYWYSINLVSGKTIKGNFSLIRRAY; from the coding sequence ATGAAAAAGAAATTACTTTTACTTACTATTCTATCTGTTGGTTTTATCTGTTTTTCACAAAACACATATGTTCCTGATGATAATTTTGAACAAGCACTAATTGACTTAGGTTATGATTCTGCACCTTTAGATGATTATGTTCCTACTAATAATATCAATACAGTAACAGAATTATTCATTAATAATTTAAATATTTCTGATTTAACTGGTATTGAAGATTTTAGCGCTTTAGAAAGTCTTTATTGTAGAAATAATTTATTTACATCAATAGATATGTCTAATAATTTAAATTTAATAGAATTAGATTGTGCTTCAAATACATTAACATCAATCAATATAAGTCAAAATACTCTTTTAACTGATTTAATTTGTTTTCAAACACAATTATCTTATTTGGATGTTTCAAATAATCCTAATTTATTTTTTCTGAACTGTCAAGATAATTTACTAACAAGTCTAAATGTTTCAGAAAATTCAAATCTTGGAGTTCTATATTGTCAAGATAATTTAATTTCATCATTAGTTTTATGTCAAAATACTTCATTATTTGAACTTTCTGCATCGAATAATAATTTATCCTTTTTAGATATTAGAAATGGGAATAACATTAACATGTTTTGGTTTAATACAGAAAATAATCCAGATTTAACATATATTTATGTAGATGACGCTGAATATAGTACAAATAACTGGACAGATATAGATACAACTTCTTCCTATGTCGAATCTAACGAAGAGTGTTATAACACTTCTGAACCTTTAACCTATGTTCCTGATGATAATTTTGAACAAGCACTAATTGATTTAGGATATGATACTAGTCCTCTTGATGATTATGTACCTACTAATAATATTAATACAGTTACAGAATTAAATGTTGATTCAAAAAACATTCAAGATTTAACAGGTATTGAAGATTTTACAATGTTAGAACGTCTCTATTGTAGTTGGAATCAAATAACAAATATTGATATTACTTCTAACGCTAATTTAGAGATTTTAGGCTGTAATAATAACCAACTAACAAGTTTAATAAGTCAAAACTCAAATTTAATAGACATAGACTGTTCAAATAATTTACTTTCAAGTATTGATATTACTCAAAATCCTAATTTAAATTATTTAACGTGCTCGAATAACTTTTTTACTTCAATAGATGTTTCACAAAATATATTGTTAAGTGCTTTTAATTGTAGTAATAATTTACTGACCAATATAAATGTTTCTCAAAATTCAAATTTAGATTTCTTTTGGTGCCAAAACAATCAATTAGCAAACTTAAGTTTGGTTAATAATCCAAATTTATTTGATTTTAATTGTTCTAATAACCTATTAACTAAATTAGATATTAGAAGTAATTTAAATGAAAATATAGCCTACTATAACTCGACTAGTAACCCAAATTTAACATGTATTTATGTTGATGATGCTGATTATAGTTCTACTAATTGGACAGATGTTGATTCAACTTCTACTTTTGTTGAAACTGAAGAAGAATGTGAAGAATTGAATGAGCCTTTAACTTATGTTCCTGATGATAATTTTGAGCAACATTTGATTGATTTAGGATATGATTCTGGTCCACTTGATGATTATGTACCTACTAACAATATTAACACAATTACAAATCTAGATATTTCTTTATTATCCATTAATAACATCATAGGTATTGAAGATTTTGTTGCTCTTGAAAATTTAAATTGTTTTAACAATAATATTTCGTTTTTTGATATTTCAAATAACAGTCTTTTAAAAGAAATAAGTTGTGGAGGCAACAATATTACTTCAATAGATGTTACACAAAATTTAAATCTCGAAGTATTATTATGCTCTATAAATGAATTAAGTAGTATTGATGTTTCTCAAAATCTACTACTTCGAGAATTGAGATGTGGAAGAAACCAACTATCAAATGTAGACGTAAGACAAAATTTAAATTTAGAAGTGTTGACTTGTTTTAATAACAATATAAATAGTTTAGATCTTTCTTTAAATTCACTTTTACAAACATTATGGTGTGATGTAAATTCGTTAACTTCTTTAGATTTATCTCAAAATTCTAATTTAATTGACTTTAAAGGGAATTCTAATCAATTATTAACTATTGATATTAGAAATGGAAACAATTCAAATATGGGTACTTCATTCATCACAAGTAACAATCCTGATTTAACTTGTATATATGTTGATGATTCTGAATATAGTTCGACTAATTGGCTAAATATTGATTCTACAACTACATTTGTAGAATCAGAAGAAGAATGTAGTCTTTTAAACTGTTTAATAACTCCCGTTGATGAAGTTAATTCAATAAGTGAGTGTTATGATTATACACTACCTTCAATTACAAACGGTAGTTATTATACTGAAACTCTTGGTGGTGGAACACTATTAAATCCTGGAGATATTATTACTACAACACAAACAATTTTTATTTATACTGAAGACCCATCACATTCAAATTGTTATTCTGAATCAAGTTTTAATGTTATAATCAATGAATCAATTGATTTTGCACTATCACAAGATAATTTAGAAATCAATATCTTAGATTTAACTGTTAATATGGTAGATTCATCTATAAATTACTTGTATGCTGTTGATAATATCTTAAACTATCAAACTAGCAATGTGTTTAATAATTTAACAATTGGCGAACATGTTCTTTATGTAAAAGATGAAAATGATTGTGTTGAAAAAACAATTGCATTTACAATTGATGATACCAAATTACAAATTGCCGGTTTTTTTACTCCAAATAACGATGGTGAAAATGATTATTGGACTATTAATGATACAAATAATGAAATTCAGAATATTTATATCTTTAATAGATTTGGAAATATTGTAGCAACTATGCTTCCAAACTCACAAGGTTGGGATGGAACCTTTAATGGTAAGAACTTGCCTAGTGGTGATTATTGGTACTCTATTAACCTTGTTTCAGGTAAAACTATTAAAGGTAATTTTTCATTGATAAGACGTGCATATTAA
- a CDS encoding GNAT family N-acetyltransferase has protein sequence MLEVFIKKFKELTIDELYSILRLRSEVFVVEQDCVYQDIDNKDQKSLHIFISNKNEIIAYTRIFKAGDYFENSSIGRVVVQENHRALSLGHEIMKASIDAIQTNYNTSKITISAQKYLKKFYEKHQFFQVGEEYLEDGIPHIRMVKE, from the coding sequence ATGCTAGAAGTATTTATAAAAAAGTTTAAAGAACTTACTATTGATGAGTTGTATTCAATTTTAAGATTGCGTAGTGAAGTATTTGTTGTAGAGCAAGACTGTGTATATCAAGATATTGACAATAAAGATCAGAAATCCTTACATATATTTATTTCAAATAAAAACGAAATTATTGCATATACACGAATATTTAAGGCAGGAGATTATTTTGAAAATTCGAGTATAGGTAGGGTAGTAGTTCAAGAAAATCATAGAGCACTTTCATTAGGTCACGAAATAATGAAAGCAAGTATTGATGCGATTCAAACAAATTATAATACTTCTAAAATTACCATTAGTGCACAGAAATATTTGAAGAAATTCTACGAAAAGCATCAATTTTTTCAAGTAGGAGAGGAGTATTTAGAAGATGGAATTCCTCATATAAGAATGGTTAAGGAATAA
- a CDS encoding cation diffusion facilitator family transporter, giving the protein MVHTHGHNYSHNHNDLKGRNLFISILLNILITVAQVIGGIVSGSLSLLSDALHNFSDVLSLIVSYIANKLSKKQASTNKTFGYKRAEIIAAFVNASTLIIVAILLIIEAIKRFRNPHDIESNLVIWLSLLGIIANGLSVLLLKRDADKNMNMRSAYLHLLTDMLASVAVLIGGLLMKYYELFWIDSVLTLAIAIYLIFVGYDLLKDSTRVLMLFTPEDISVKEIVKKVNKLELVKNMHHVHIWQLNENEIHLEAHIDFESDIKLSEFDETLNEIEELLFHEYNINHVNIQPEYKKHDEKDIIVQD; this is encoded by the coding sequence ATGGTTCATACACACGGTCATAACTATTCTCATAACCATAATGATTTAAAAGGCCGTAATCTTTTTATTTCTATATTACTTAATATCTTAATTACTGTTGCACAAGTAATAGGTGGTATAGTTTCTGGAAGTTTATCTTTACTTTCGGATGCGCTTCATAATTTTAGTGATGTTTTATCATTAATTGTTAGTTATATAGCAAATAAATTATCTAAAAAACAAGCATCAACTAATAAAACTTTTGGATATAAGAGAGCAGAAATTATAGCAGCATTTGTAAATGCTTCTACTCTAATAATTGTTGCTATTTTATTAATAATTGAAGCAATAAAACGTTTTAGAAACCCACATGATATTGAATCAAATTTAGTTATTTGGTTATCTTTATTAGGAATTATTGCGAATGGCTTAAGTGTTTTATTATTAAAAAGAGATGCAGATAAAAATATGAATATGCGTTCTGCTTATCTTCATTTATTAACCGATATGTTGGCAAGTGTTGCTGTATTAATTGGTGGATTATTAATGAAATATTATGAATTATTTTGGATTGATAGTGTTTTAACTTTAGCAATTGCAATCTATTTAATCTTTGTAGGTTATGATTTGTTAAAAGATTCTACACGAGTTTTAATGTTATTTACTCCTGAAGATATATCTGTAAAAGAAATAGTAAAAAAGGTAAATAAATTAGAATTAGTTAAAAATATGCATCATGTTCATATTTGGCAATTGAATGAAAATGAAATTCATTTAGAAGCACATATTGATTTTGAAAGCGATATTAAATTATCTGAATTTGATGAAACATTAAATGAAATAGAAGAATTGTTATTTCATGAGTATAATATTAACCATGTTAATATTCAGCCAGAATATAAAAAACATGATGAAAAAGACATTATTGTTCAAGATTAA
- a CDS encoding RpiB/LacA/LacB family sugar-phosphate isomerase — translation MKIAVGNDHAGPDYKFAIIEYLKSQNIEVINYGTDTNSSVDYADFVHPVASAVNDSKVNLGILICGSANGVAITANKYQKVRAGLAWNKEIVHLIRAHNNANILCIPARFTAIPQAVEMVKTFLETDFEGGRHQTRIDKIPLNC, via the coding sequence ATGAAAATAGCTGTAGGTAATGATCATGCGGGCCCAGATTATAAATTTGCAATAATTGAATATTTAAAATCTCAAAATATTGAAGTAATTAATTATGGTACTGATACAAATTCAAGTGTTGATTATGCAGATTTTGTACATCCTGTTGCAAGTGCAGTAAATGATAGTAAAGTCAATTTAGGAATTTTAATTTGTGGAAGTGCTAATGGTGTAGCAATTACTGCAAATAAATATCAAAAAGTTCGTGCTGGATTGGCTTGGAATAAAGAAATAGTACATTTAATACGAGCACACAATAATGCTAATATATTATGTATTCCTGCTCGTTTTACAGCTATTCCGCAAGCAGTTGAAATGGTGAAAACTTTTTTAGAAACCGATTTTGAAGGTGGAAGACATCAAACTAGAATAGATAAAATCCCATTAAATTGTTAG